One region of Ornithorhynchus anatinus isolate Pmale09 chromosome X5, mOrnAna1.pri.v4, whole genome shotgun sequence genomic DNA includes:
- the LOC100091327 gene encoding butyrophilin subfamily 1 member A1-like — MILAATKPWRICPAAGAAACDGPGRSRAEMENMAGCPESFTSRFLVILLFLQLLTMGSAQFSVIGPAEPVLALEGGDTEMPCHLNPKESAEFMEVRWFRSRPSNIVHLYDNREELFREQMEEYQGRTELVRDAMDYGSVAVRLLNVRVSDEGNYHCSFYDGNTVDRAPLELQVVAPLFPTALSLMVALGVTLPVLGLIIAGGLYLIWKQNMDIEKLLVKLRWSRAQLHQTNVTLDPHTAHPQLVLSEDRKRVSLGDTRHGLPANPERFSDNWCVLGRERFTSGRHCWEVEVGEKRSWYLGVCRENMRRKVGISESPAGGLWAVKRDNGEYWAITSPRVPLPLTTSPSRVVVYLDYEAGDVSFYSGTDGSHIYTFPRAAFSGALRPFFYLWSYDSVPLIICPVPDGAGGDPVPAHSRDLNDPPRGRTSLSRCPIAPPALAGAGSPSCPLGSRPAPAL; from the exons ATGATCCTGGCTGCCACCAAACCATGGAGAATCTGTCCTGCTGCTGGGGCTGCCGCCTGTGATGGCCCAGGGAGGAGTCGGGCTG AGATGGAGAACATGGCAGGTTGCCCAGAATCCTTCACATCCAGGTTCCTcgtcatcctcctctttctccagctgCTCACAATGGGTTCAG CTCAGTTTTCTGTGATTGGACCTGCTGAGCCTGTCCTGGCCTTGGAGGGGGGAGACACTGAGATGCCCTGTCATCTGAACCCTAAGGAAAGCGCTGAGTTTATGGAGGTGAGgtggttccgatcccggccctctAATATCGTGCACCTGTACGATAATAGAGAGGAGCTGTTTAGAGAGCAGATGGAGGAGTATCaagggaggacagagttggtgAGAGATGCCATGGATTATGGGAGTGTGGCTGTGAGACTACTCAATGTCAGAGTTTCTGATGAGGGAAACTATCACTGTTCTTTCTATGACGGCAATACTGTTGATAGAGCCCCTCTGGAGCTGCAGGTGGTTG CTCCCCTTTTCCCGACGGCTCTGTCCTTGATGGTGGCCCTGGGAGTGACCCTCCCTGTGCTGGGACTGATCATCGCTGGGGGtctttatctcatctggaaacagAACATGGACATAG AGAAACTCCTGGTCAAGCTCA GGTGGAGCCGGGCCCAATTACACCAGA CCAACGTCACTCTCGATCCCCACACGGCGCATCCCCAACTCGTCCTGTCTGAGGATCGGAAAAGGGTGTCACTGGGAGACACACGGCACGGTCTGCCCGCCAACCCCGAGAGATTCAGTGATAATTGGTGTGTGCTGGGCCGCGAGCGCTTCACCTCCGGGAGACACTGCTGGGAGGTGGAGGTCGGGGAGAAAAGAAGTTGGTATCTGGGGGTTTGTAGGGAAAATATGAGGAGAAAAGTGGGGATCTCGGAGTCACCTGCGGGTGGACTCTGGGCCGTGAAGAGAGATAACGGTGAATACTGGGCGATCACCTCTCCTCGCGTCCCTCTCCCCCTGACCACCTCCCCCAGCCGGGTGGTGGTTTACCTGGACTACGAGGCCGGAGACGTCTCCTTTTACAGTGGCACCGACGGATCCCACATCTACACTTTCCCCCGCGCCGCCTTCTCTGGGGCCCTCCGACCTTTCTTCTACCTTTGGTCCTATGATTCAGTCCCCCTGATCATCTGCCCTGTGCccgatggggctgggggagacccggtccctgcccactcTCGAGATCTCAATGACCCCCCCCGGGGGAGGACCAGCCTCAGCCGATGTCCCATTGCTCCCCCCGCCCTAGCCGGAGCCGggagcccctcctgccccttagggagccgcccggcccctgccctctga
- the LOC114807902 gene encoding myelin-oligodendrocyte glycoprotein-like translates to MKKTAGFPESFILLFLQMLTIGSAQFSVIGPAEPTLALEGQDAEMPCHLNTKESAEDMEGRLFRSQPSNIVHLYQHGKDQFGRQMEAYRGRTELVRDAMDYGSVAVRLHNVRVSDEGNYHCSFFDGSQNEAPLELQVVEKFLLELRQTLVELRTSQASESCKGLGTTMFDEKHYGTYFILTQVTFSCLITMLVHFLLPGAPSPFI, encoded by the exons ATGAAGAAAACAGCAGGTTTCCCAGaatccttcatcctcctctttctccagatGCTCACAATTGGTTCAG CTCAGTTTTCTGTGATTGGACCTGCTGAGCCCACCCTGGCCTTGGAGGGGCAAGACGCTGAGATGCCCTGTCACCTGAACACTAAGGAGAGTGCTGAGGACATGGAGGGGAGGTTGTTCCGATCCCAGCCCTCTAACATTGTGCACCTGTACCAGCACGGAAAGGACCAGTTTGGAAGGCAGATGGAGGCGTATCGAGGGAGGACGGAGTTGGTGAGAGATGCAATGGATTATGGGAGTGTGGCTGTGAGACTACACAACGTCAGAGTCTCTGATGAGGGAAACTACCACTGCTCTTTCTTTGATGGTTCTCAAAATGAAGCCCCTCTGGAGCTGCAGGTGGTTG AGAAATTCCTGTTGGAGCTCA GGCAGACACTGGTAGAGTTACGCACAA GTCAAGCATCAGAATCATGCAAAGGATTGGGCACCACCATGTTTGATGAGAAACATTATGGTACCTACTTCATTCTTACTCAGGTAACCTTCTCATGTCTGATAACCATGCTCGTACACTTCCttttgcctggagctccctctcccttcatatag